The Zingiber officinale cultivar Zhangliang chromosome 9A, Zo_v1.1, whole genome shotgun sequence genome window below encodes:
- the LOC122020734 gene encoding plant UBX domain-containing protein 10-like, with amino-acid sequence MADGFEDKLGYFQAITGIEDPDLCTDILSAHNWDLELAIASITSNAPSSSSAAAAANPFPAAASSSAPTPAVVAGPAPGIAWRIVTLPFYVVSGAVGLGFWIAGGVLNRTIGILGYLASPRGAEGDRLIPVSDSTAEAGDFVAAFERDYPADTRPRFAAEGFMDALLRAQREFKLMLVYLHSPEHPDVPAFCEGTLCSPPVVAFLTENFVVWGGSIRREEGFKMSNSLKASRFPFCAIVMATDNQRIALLHQIEGPKPPEEMLTLLQRVFEECAPSLIAARIESEERRNNQRLREEQDAAYRAALEADQARERQLKEEEDRLKREAEEAERKRKEEEEALARAAHEAAEKEAALTRRRQEKAMALGAEPDKGPNVTRVLVRFPTGERKERRFDCTTTISSLYDYVDSLGCLEAENYTLVSNFPRVTYGSEKHSLTLKEAGLHPQASLFVEIDS; translated from the exons ATGGCGGATGGATTCGAGGACAAATTGGGCTACTTCCAGGCCATTACCGGCATCGAAGATCCCGATCTCTGCACCGATATCCTCTCCGCCCATAATTGGGATCTTGAGCTCGCCATCGCCTCTATCACATCCAATGCCCCATCCTCCTCATCTGCCGCCGCCGCAGCAAATCCTTTCCCCGCCGCCGCTTCCTCCTCCGCCCCTACACCAGCCGTGGTCGCCGGCCCGGCTCCCGGCATCGCCTGGCGGATCGTCACCCTCCCTTTCTACGTCGTCTCCGGCGCCGTTGGCCTCGGTTTCTGGATCGCAGGCGGAGTCCTCAATCGCACCATCGGCATCCTCGGCTATCTTGCCTCGCCACGCGGCGCGGAGGGCGACCGCCTGATCCCCGTCTCGGACTCCACGGCCGAGGCGGGGGACTTCGTCGCCGCCTTTGAGAGGGATTACCCTGCCGACACCAGGCCTCGCTTCGCTGCCGAGGGGTTCATGGACGCCCTACTGCGCGCACAGCGGGAATTCAAGCTGATGCTCGTGTACCTGCACTCTCCTGAGCACCCGGATGTGCCGGCCTTCTGCGAGGGAACCCTGTGCTCGCCCCCAGTGGTTGCTTTTCTAACTGAAAATTTTGTGGTTTGGGGCGGGAGCATTAGGAGAGAGGAAGGATTTAAGATGAGTAATAGCCTCAAGGCTTCCCGCTTTCCATTCTGTGCCATAGTCATGGCCACCGACAACCAAAGGATTGCCCTCCTTCATCAG ATTGAGGGCCCCAAGCCACCTGAAGAAATGCTTACATTGCTTCAACGTGTATTTGAAGAATGTGCCCCATCATTAATTGCTGCAAGGATAGAATCTGAAGAGCGGCGAAACAATCAGCGTTTACGAGAAGAGCAAGATGCTGCATATAGAGCAGCACTTGAAGCTGATCAA GCAAGAGAGCGTCAACTGAAGGAAGAGGAAGATAGGTTGAAGAGAGAGGCTGAAGAGGCTGAAAGGAagcgtaaggaagaagaagaggcctTGGCAAGAGCTGCTCATGAAGCTGCTGAAAAAGAAGCTGCTCTTACTAGAAGAcggcaagagaaagcaatggcaTTGGGTGCTGAACCTGACAAAGGGCCTAACGTTACACGA GTGCTTGTTCGATTCCCAACTGGAGAGCGCAAGGAGAGGAGGTTTGACTGTACCACAACAATCAGCTCTCTATACGACTATGTTGATTCCTTGGGATGCTTGGAAGCAGAAAACTACACCCTAGTTTCTAACTTTCCCCGTGTGACCTATGGCTCTGAAAAGCATTCGTTGACGCTAAAGGAAGCCGGCTTGCACCCACAAGCGAGCCTTTTCGTCGAGATTGACTCATGA
- the LOC122019995 gene encoding serine/arginine-rich splicing factor RS31-like isoform X2, with the protein MRPVFCGNLDNDTRHTDLDRLFSKYGKVDRIDMKSGYAFVYFDDERDAEDAIHRVDGIPFGYSRRRLSVEWSRQGERGRDRDSSRPAANTKPTRTLFVINFDPIRTRVRDLERHFEPYGTITNIRIRRNFAFIQFKTQEEATKAIDNTNMSKILDRMVTVEYAFRDDDDGADHDRDPRDSPKRGGGHGRHDDRGYGRSDSPAYRRGRPSPDYGRARSPLYDRYDAPSYGRSRSPEYSRSRR; encoded by the exons ATGAGGCCTGTGTTCTGTGGAAATCTCGACAACGATACTCGCCATACGGACCTTGACCGGCTCTTCTCTAAGTATGGAAAGGTAGATCGCATCGACATGAAGTCTG GATATGCATTTGTTTATTTTGATGATGAACGTGATGCAGAAGATGCCATACACAGAGTTGATGGTATACCTTTTGGTTATAGCCGACGCAGGCTGTCAGTTGAGTGGTCAAGG CAAGGAGAACGGGGGCGTGATCGTGACAGTTCTAGACCAGCAGCAAATACAAAGCCTACTAGAACCTTGTTTGTTATCAATTTTGACCCAATTCGTACAAGAGTTAGAGATCTTGAAAGGCATTTTGAACCCTATGGGACAATTACTAATATTCGGATCAGAAGGAACTTTGCATTTATTCAGTTTAAGACCCAAGAGGAAGCAACCAAAGCCATTGATAACACCAACATGAG CAAGATATTGGACAGGATGGTGACAGTCGAGTACGCCTTCAGGGATGATGACGACGGTGCTGACCATGACCGTGATCCACGTGATAGCCCGAAAAGAGGTGGCGGTCACGGAAGGCATGATGATAGAGGCTATGGACGCTCAGACAGCCCTGCCTACCGAAGGGGTCGCCCAAGCCCAGACTACGGTCGAGCTAGGAGTCCTCTATACGACCGGTATGATGCCCCCTCGTATGGTAGGAGCAGGAGTCCCGAGTACAGTCGTAGTCGGAGGTGA
- the LOC122019995 gene encoding serine/arginine-rich splicing factor RS31-like isoform X1, whose protein sequence is MRPVFCGNLDNDTRHTDLDRLFSKYGKVDRIDMKSGYAFVYFDDERDAEDAIHRVDGIPFGYSRRRLSVEWSRQGERGRDRDSSRPAANTKPTRTLFVINFDPIRTRVRDLERHFEPYGTITNIRIRRNFAFIQFKTQEEATKAIDNTNMSKILDRMVTVEYAFRDDDDGADHDRDPRDSPKRGGGHGRHDDRGYGRSDSPAYRRGRPSPDYGRARSPLYDRYDAPSYGRSRSPEYSRSRSRSPQRR, encoded by the exons ATGAGGCCTGTGTTCTGTGGAAATCTCGACAACGATACTCGCCATACGGACCTTGACCGGCTCTTCTCTAAGTATGGAAAGGTAGATCGCATCGACATGAAGTCTG GATATGCATTTGTTTATTTTGATGATGAACGTGATGCAGAAGATGCCATACACAGAGTTGATGGTATACCTTTTGGTTATAGCCGACGCAGGCTGTCAGTTGAGTGGTCAAGG CAAGGAGAACGGGGGCGTGATCGTGACAGTTCTAGACCAGCAGCAAATACAAAGCCTACTAGAACCTTGTTTGTTATCAATTTTGACCCAATTCGTACAAGAGTTAGAGATCTTGAAAGGCATTTTGAACCCTATGGGACAATTACTAATATTCGGATCAGAAGGAACTTTGCATTTATTCAGTTTAAGACCCAAGAGGAAGCAACCAAAGCCATTGATAACACCAACATGAG CAAGATATTGGACAGGATGGTGACAGTCGAGTACGCCTTCAGGGATGATGACGACGGTGCTGACCATGACCGTGATCCACGTGATAGCCCGAAAAGAGGTGGCGGTCACGGAAGGCATGATGATAGAGGCTATGGACGCTCAGACAGCCCTGCCTACCGAAGGGGTCGCCCAAGCCCAGACTACGGTCGAGCTAGGAGTCCTCTATACGACCGGTATGATGCCCCCTCGTATGGTAGGAGCAGGAGTCCCGAGTACAGTCGTAGTCGGAG CCGTTCTCCTCAACGTCGGTAA